One window of the Pseudomonas sihuiensis genome contains the following:
- the ribD gene encoding bifunctional diaminohydroxyphosphoribosylaminopyrimidine deaminase/5-amino-6-(5-phosphoribosylamino)uracil reductase RibD: MSERDHLFMARALRLARKGLYSTHPNPRVGCVIVRDGEIVGEGWHARAGEPHAEVHALRQAGDKARGATAYVTLEPCSHHGRTPPCADALVAAGVGRVVAAMQDPNPQVAGRGLLRLANAGIEVLSGVLEAEARALNAGFIKRMESGLPLVRVKSAMSLDGRTAMASGESQWITGPAARAEVQRLRAQSSVVLSGADTVLADDARLTVRPDELGLGVEATFMAASRPPLRVLVDGRLRVPLSKSFFQVGPALVATCAAAAARDRYLADGHELLAVPGSNGHVDLRKLLLELAGRGVNEVLVEAGPRLAGAFARAGLVDEYRIFVAPKLLGSSARPLFELPLNRMAEAPELQIVDIRAVGDDWQITAVPKAR; the protein is encoded by the coding sequence ATGAGCGAGCGCGATCACCTGTTCATGGCGCGCGCCCTGCGGCTGGCGCGCAAAGGTCTTTATTCCACCCATCCAAACCCGCGTGTCGGCTGCGTCATCGTGCGTGATGGCGAGATCGTCGGCGAGGGCTGGCATGCCCGTGCCGGCGAACCGCACGCCGAGGTGCACGCCCTGCGTCAGGCCGGCGACAAGGCGCGTGGTGCCACCGCCTACGTGACTCTGGAACCCTGCAGCCACCACGGGCGTACGCCGCCCTGCGCCGATGCGCTGGTCGCCGCCGGCGTCGGCCGGGTGGTCGCGGCGATGCAGGACCCCAACCCGCAGGTCGCCGGGCGCGGCCTGTTGCGCCTGGCCAATGCCGGTATCGAAGTACTGTCCGGCGTGCTGGAGGCCGAGGCGCGAGCGCTCAATGCCGGTTTCATCAAGCGCATGGAGAGCGGGCTGCCGTTGGTGCGGGTCAAATCGGCGATGAGTCTCGATGGCCGCACGGCCATGGCCAGTGGCGAAAGCCAGTGGATCACCGGCCCGGCGGCGCGTGCCGAGGTGCAGCGTTTGCGTGCGCAGTCCAGCGTGGTGCTCAGCGGCGCCGACACCGTGCTGGCCGACGACGCCCGGCTGACCGTGCGTCCTGACGAGCTGGGATTGGGTGTCGAAGCCACCTTCATGGCCGCCTCGCGGCCGCCGCTGCGGGTGCTGGTTGATGGCCGGCTGCGGGTACCGCTGAGCAAATCCTTCTTCCAAGTCGGCCCGGCTCTGGTGGCCACCTGTGCGGCCGCTGCCGCGCGCGACCGCTATCTGGCCGACGGCCACGAACTGCTTGCCGTACCGGGCAGCAATGGTCACGTCGATTTGCGCAAGTTGCTGCTGGAGCTGGCCGGCCGTGGCGTCAACGAGGTGCTGGTAGAGGCCGGGCCGCGTCTGGCCGGCGCCTTCGCCCGCGCCGGGTTGGTGGACGAGTACCGCATCTTCGTTGCGCCCAAGCTGCTGGGTTCCAGTGCTCGGCCGTTGTTCGAGCTGCCGCTCAACCGTATGGCCGAGGCGCCGGAGTTGCAGATTGTCGATATCCGCGCCGTGGGCGACGACTGGCAGATCACCGCGGTGCCCAAGGCCAGGTAG
- the nrdR gene encoding transcriptional regulator NrdR, with the protein MHCPFCAANDTKVIDSRLVAEGDQVRRRRECVACGERFTTFETAELVMPRLIKQDGSRQPFDEEKLRAGMQRALEKRPVSVERLEEAIARIKQQLRATGEREVKSLVLGELVMTELSKLDEVAYIRFASVYRRFQDLNEFREEIERLAREPSKSR; encoded by the coding sequence ATGCATTGTCCCTTCTGCGCCGCCAACGACACCAAAGTCATCGATTCCCGTCTGGTCGCCGAGGGCGATCAGGTGCGCCGCCGCCGCGAATGCGTGGCCTGCGGCGAACGTTTCACCACCTTCGAAACCGCCGAACTGGTGATGCCGCGCCTGATCAAGCAGGACGGCAGCCGTCAGCCTTTCGATGAAGAGAAGCTGCGCGCCGGCATGCAGCGTGCGCTGGAAAAACGCCCGGTAAGCGTCGAGCGCCTGGAAGAGGCCATCGCCCGCATCAAGCAGCAACTGCGTGCCACCGGTGAGCGCGAGGTGAAATCGCTGGTGCTCGGTGAGTTGGTGATGACCGAGCTGAGCAAGCTCGACGAGGTGGCCTACATTCGTTTCGCCTCGGTCTACCGGCGTTTTCAGGATCTCAACGAGTTCCGCGAAGAAATCGAGCGCCTGGCCCGCGAGCCGTCGAAAAGCCGATGA
- a CDS encoding class I SAM-dependent methyltransferase, with product MRPPEALQQALSELLGDARLVAETLPGTDIALWLIDASNMDRAFNPEETRRILEEPPYWCFCWASGLVLAGWLAERPEWVRGKRVLDFGAGSGVAAIAAAKAGAADVVACDLDPVALAASRANAELNGVTLNYSEDFFAEADRYDLILVADVLYDRANLPLLDHFLSRGRQALVADSRVKDFQHPLYQRLALLDGCTWPDLAEPAEFREVSLYHAARPL from the coding sequence ATGAGGCCACCCGAAGCGCTGCAGCAGGCACTGAGCGAACTGCTCGGCGATGCCCGCCTGGTGGCCGAAACGCTGCCGGGTACCGATATCGCCCTGTGGCTGATCGACGCCAGCAATATGGATCGCGCGTTCAACCCCGAGGAAACCCGGCGCATCCTCGAAGAGCCGCCCTACTGGTGCTTCTGCTGGGCCAGCGGCCTGGTGCTCGCCGGCTGGCTGGCCGAACGCCCCGAGTGGGTACGCGGCAAACGCGTGCTGGATTTCGGCGCAGGCTCCGGCGTGGCTGCCATCGCCGCAGCCAAGGCGGGTGCCGCCGACGTGGTGGCCTGCGACCTCGACCCCGTGGCGCTGGCCGCCAGCCGCGCCAATGCCGAGCTCAACGGCGTGACGCTGAACTACTCGGAAGATTTCTTCGCCGAAGCCGACCGCTACGACCTGATTCTGGTCGCCGACGTGCTTTACGATCGCGCCAACCTGCCGCTGCTCGATCATTTTCTCAGCCGCGGCCGTCAGGCGCTGGTGGCCGATTCGCGGGTCAAGGATTTCCAACATCCGCTCTACCAGCGCCTGGCGTTGCTGGATGGCTGCACCTGGCCGGACCTGGCCGAGCCGGCGGAATTCCGCGAAGTCAGCCTGTATCACGCCGCGCGCCCCTTGTAA
- the trxA gene encoding thioredoxin, whose product MSDSPYIFDISGAASFEQLVIENSFHKPVLVDFWAEWCAPCKALMPMLAKITEEYAGELLLAKVNCDIEQDIVMRFGIRSLPTVVLFKNGQPVDGFAGAQPEAAIREMLKPHVAEPAPAAADPMETAQALFAEGRFADTEALLKQVLTEDNENAAALILYARCLAERGELGEAETVLNAVKGDEHKQALAGAKAQLTFLRQAVDLPDAATLKSRLAQNAEDDEALYQLAVQQLARQQYEAALDGLLKLFVRNRSYSDGLPHKTLLQVFDLLGGDHPLVTTYRRKLYQAIY is encoded by the coding sequence ATGAGCGACTCCCCCTACATCTTCGACATCTCCGGCGCCGCCAGCTTCGAGCAACTGGTGATCGAGAACTCCTTCCACAAACCGGTACTGGTGGACTTCTGGGCCGAGTGGTGCGCGCCGTGCAAGGCGCTGATGCCGATGCTGGCGAAGATCACCGAGGAATACGCCGGTGAATTGCTGCTGGCCAAGGTCAACTGCGATATCGAGCAGGACATCGTCATGCGTTTCGGCATTCGCAGCCTGCCGACCGTGGTGCTGTTCAAGAACGGTCAGCCGGTGGACGGCTTCGCCGGCGCCCAGCCGGAAGCGGCGATCCGCGAGATGCTCAAACCCCATGTCGCCGAACCGGCTCCTGCCGCTGCCGACCCGATGGAGACCGCCCAGGCGCTGTTCGCCGAAGGACGTTTTGCCGACACCGAAGCGCTACTCAAGCAGGTGCTGACGGAAGACAACGAGAACGCGGCCGCGCTGATTCTCTACGCACGCTGCCTGGCAGAACGCGGCGAGCTGGGCGAGGCGGAAACCGTGCTCAACGCGGTCAAGGGTGATGAGCACAAGCAGGCGCTGGCCGGCGCCAAGGCACAGCTGACTTTCCTGCGCCAGGCCGTCGACCTGCCGGACGCTGCCACGCTGAAAAGCCGCCTGGCACAGAATGCCGAGGACGACGAAGCGCTGTATCAACTGGCCGTGCAACAACTGGCGCGCCAGCAGTACGAAGCGGCGCTGGACGGCCTGCTCAAGCTGTTCGTGCGCAATCGCAGCTACAGTGACGGCTTGCCACACAAGACCCTGCTGCAAGTGTTCGATCTGCTCGGCGGCGACCACCCGCTGGTCACCACATACCGCCGCAAGCTGTATCAGGCGATCTACTGA
- a CDS encoding DUF2796 domain-containing protein, whose protein sequence is MRHLLLALPFALLPLVAAQAHEHGHDHGHEHSHDSLGAHEHGVASLNAALDGNLLELQFESPAMNLVGFEHAAKSDADKAKIAAAKRELERPISLFALTSGDCQATQVELQSPLFAGKAHDHMHDHHDHKHEGEHSDIHAHYRFECAKANELKQLDLAELFKRFPATEKIQVQLIGPNGQQGVELTPAQPRLSF, encoded by the coding sequence ATGCGCCACCTGCTGCTCGCCCTGCCCTTCGCCCTGTTGCCCCTGGTCGCTGCCCAGGCTCATGAGCACGGCCATGATCACGGCCACGAACATTCCCACGACAGCCTGGGAGCCCACGAGCATGGTGTCGCCAGCCTCAATGCCGCGCTGGACGGCAACCTGCTGGAGCTGCAATTCGAAAGCCCGGCGATGAACCTGGTCGGCTTCGAACATGCAGCCAAAAGCGATGCCGACAAGGCCAAGATCGCGGCCGCCAAGCGCGAGCTGGAGCGCCCCATCAGCCTGTTCGCCCTGACCAGCGGCGACTGCCAGGCCACCCAGGTCGAACTGCAAAGCCCCCTGTTCGCTGGCAAAGCGCACGACCACATGCATGACCATCACGATCACAAGCACGAAGGCGAACACAGCGACATTCATGCGCACTACCGCTTCGAATGCGCCAAGGCCAACGAATTGAAACAACTGGATCTGGCCGAGCTGTTCAAACGTTTCCCTGCCACCGAGAAGATTCAGGTACAACTGATCGGCCCGAACGGCCAACAGGGCGTGGAACTGACTCCAGCCCAGCCACGTCTGTCTTTCTGA
- a CDS encoding ABC transporter ATP-binding protein, producing the protein MTQPLIELADLGFAWPGQAQLLDIPHFTLARGETLFLKGPSGSGKTTLLGLLGGVQRAQSGHIRLLGQDLGQLSAGARDRFRVNHTGYIFQQFNLLPFLSVRENVELPCRFSRLRAERARQRHGSIDAAAAALLDHLGLRAELLGRRADELSIGQQQRVAAARALIGQPELVIADEPTSALDFDAREAFLQLLFAECRAAGASLLFVSHDQSLAPLFDRNLSLAELNRATRPQEA; encoded by the coding sequence ATGACCCAACCTCTGATCGAACTCGCCGATCTCGGCTTCGCCTGGCCTGGCCAGGCGCAGTTGCTGGATATTCCCCATTTCACCCTGGCGCGCGGCGAAACCCTGTTTCTCAAGGGCCCCAGCGGCAGCGGCAAGACCACCCTGCTCGGCCTGCTCGGTGGCGTACAAAGGGCGCAAAGCGGCCATATCCGCCTGCTTGGCCAGGACCTGGGCCAGCTTTCGGCCGGTGCCCGTGATCGCTTCCGTGTCAATCACACCGGCTACATCTTCCAGCAGTTCAACCTGCTGCCGTTTCTCTCAGTGCGCGAGAACGTCGAACTGCCCTGCCGCTTCTCGCGCCTGCGTGCCGAACGCGCGCGCCAGCGCCACGGCAGCATCGATGCAGCCGCCGCTGCGCTGCTCGATCACCTGGGGCTACGCGCCGAGCTGCTTGGCCGGCGCGCCGATGAACTGTCCATCGGCCAGCAACAGCGGGTCGCCGCCGCCCGCGCGCTGATCGGCCAGCCGGAGCTGGTGATCGCCGACGAACCCACTTCCGCACTGGACTTCGACGCCCGCGAAGCCTTCCTGCAACTATTGTTCGCCGAATGCCGCGCCGCCGGCGCCAGCCTGCTGTTCGTCAGCCACGACCAGAGTCTGGCCCCGCTGTTCGACCGCAACCTTTCACTGGCCGAACTCAACCGCGCCACGCGCCCTCAGGAGGCCTGA
- a CDS encoding ABC transporter permease, whose protein sequence is MHLIRIALASLANRRFTALLTVFAIALSVCLLLAVERVRTEARASFANTISGTDLIVGARSGSVNLLLYSVFRIGNATNNIRWDSFEHFANHRQVKWAIPISLGDSHRGYRVMGTSTAYFEHYRYARSQALKLAKGREFADDPFEVVLGAEVAQALGYGLGENIVLAHGVATISLVKHDDKPFTVVGILERTGTPVDRTLHISLAGMEALHIDWQNGMPARGAAQISADQVREWASACSQASRAQTGQGESGRGSAVESSLNEHSEPAFNAAASSAVACGQALQPKQITAFMLGLNSKIATFSLQREINEFRGEPLLAILPGVALQELWSLMGTAEQALFVVSLFVVLTGLIGMLTAILTSLNERRREMAILRSVGARPWHIASLLVLEAFALALAGVALGVALLYLGIAGSQGFVQANYGLYLALSAPSSYEWKLLGSIIAAAVVMGSVPAWRAYRQSLADGLSIRL, encoded by the coding sequence ATGCATCTGATCCGCATCGCCCTGGCCAGCCTGGCCAACCGCCGTTTCACCGCCTTGCTCACGGTATTCGCCATCGCCCTTTCGGTCTGCCTGCTGCTGGCCGTGGAGCGTGTACGTACCGAAGCCCGCGCCAGCTTCGCCAACACCATCAGCGGCACCGACCTGATCGTCGGCGCCCGCTCCGGCAGCGTGAACCTGCTGCTCTACTCGGTGTTCCGCATCGGCAACGCCACCAACAACATCCGCTGGGACAGTTTCGAGCACTTCGCCAACCACCGTCAGGTGAAGTGGGCCATCCCCATTTCCCTCGGTGACTCGCACCGCGGCTATCGAGTCATGGGCACCAGCACCGCCTATTTCGAGCACTACCGCTACGCCCGCAGCCAGGCGCTGAAGCTGGCCAAGGGTCGTGAGTTTGCCGACGACCCGTTCGAGGTAGTACTCGGCGCGGAAGTGGCCCAGGCGCTGGGCTACGGTCTCGGCGAGAACATCGTCCTGGCACACGGCGTCGCCACCATCAGCCTGGTCAAGCACGACGACAAGCCGTTCACCGTGGTCGGCATCCTCGAACGCACCGGCACACCGGTCGACCGCACGCTGCACATTTCCCTGGCTGGCATGGAGGCGCTGCACATCGACTGGCAAAACGGCATGCCGGCACGCGGCGCGGCGCAGATCAGCGCGGATCAGGTGCGAGAGTGGGCAAGCGCCTGTTCACAAGCGTCGCGAGCGCAGACGGGGCAAGGCGAAAGCGGGCGAGGAAGCGCAGTTGAGTCGAGTCTCAATGAGCATTCCGAGCCTGCTTTCAACGCAGCAGCGTCAAGCGCAGTAGCTTGTGGACAGGCGCTGCAGCCCAAGCAGATCACCGCCTTCATGTTGGGCCTCAACAGCAAGATCGCCACCTTCAGCCTGCAACGCGAGATCAACGAGTTTCGTGGCGAGCCGCTGCTGGCGATCCTGCCGGGGGTTGCCCTGCAGGAGCTGTGGAGCCTGATGGGCACGGCCGAGCAGGCGCTGTTCGTGGTCTCGCTGTTCGTCGTGCTGACCGGCCTGATCGGCATGCTCACGGCGATTCTCACCAGCCTCAACGAGCGCCGCCGGGAGATGGCCATCCTGCGTTCGGTGGGCGCCCGTCCCTGGCATATCGCCAGTCTGCTGGTGCTGGAAGCCTTCGCCCTGGCATTGGCCGGCGTGGCGTTAGGTGTCGCGCTGCTCTATCTGGGCATCGCCGGCAGCCAGGGCTTCGTCCAGGCCAATTACGGCTTGTACCTGGCACTCAGTGCCCCGTCGAGCTACGAGTGGAAACTGCTGGGCAGCATTATCGCCGCTGCCGTGGTGATGGGCAGCGTGCCGGCCTGGCGGGCCTATCGGCAGTCCTTGGCCGATGGGCTGTCGATCAGGCTTTGA
- a CDS encoding DUF3299 domain-containing protein, translated as MSRPVLATLLLTLALPLAAADVRELNWSDLIPPDAPPQVVDPTPIHDLSQLADALSEAGPAAMQQSPAAPVVRELNGQQVKLPGYIVPLDVTDEGRVVEFLLVPYFGACIHVPPPPSNQIVHVTSELGVLLDALYQPFWVEGPLKTEHVSSELAEVGYQMEADKIYAYELPDS; from the coding sequence ATGTCCCGCCCCGTGCTCGCCACCCTGCTGCTGACCCTGGCCCTGCCACTGGCTGCTGCGGATGTGCGCGAACTCAATTGGTCAGACCTGATCCCGCCGGATGCACCGCCACAGGTGGTCGACCCAACGCCGATTCACGACCTCTCGCAACTGGCTGACGCCTTGTCAGAAGCCGGCCCGGCCGCCATGCAACAATCGCCCGCCGCTCCGGTGGTCAGGGAGCTCAATGGCCAGCAGGTGAAACTGCCCGGCTATATCGTGCCGCTGGACGTGACCGACGAAGGCCGCGTGGTGGAGTTTTTGCTGGTGCCCTACTTCGGCGCCTGCATTCACGTACCACCGCCGCCCTCGAACCAGATCGTCCACGTCACCAGCGAGCTGGGCGTGCTGCTCGATGCGCTGTACCAACCGTTCTGGGTGGAAGGCCCACTGAAAACCGAACATGTCAGCAGTGAGCTGGCCGAGGTTGGTTATCAGATGGAAGCGGACAAGATCTACGCCTACGAACTGCCGGATAGCTGA